One Solidesulfovibrio fructosivorans JJ] genomic region harbors:
- a CDS encoding ABC transporter ATP-binding protein: MADQPLIAIRDLSKSYRRGDQIIPVLSGISFDIAQGEFLALIGPSGSGKSTLLNCIAGIDNVDAGSVAIGGTDIATLSEGELAKWRSRHVGFIFQFYNLIPVLSALENVELPLLLTALSARERTEHALAALTAVGLSDRTDHKPSQLSGGQQQRVAIARAIVTDPDIIVADEPTGDLDRHSAAEIMALLGRLNRELGKTIVMVTHDHRAAEAAHLVRELDKGELRVAP, encoded by the coding sequence ATGGCCGACCAGCCCCTTATCGCAATCCGCGACCTGTCCAAGTCCTACCGGCGCGGCGACCAGATCATCCCGGTCCTAAGCGGCATCAGCTTCGATATCGCCCAAGGGGAATTCCTGGCCCTTATTGGCCCGTCCGGCTCAGGCAAATCGACGCTTCTAAACTGCATCGCCGGCATCGACAACGTGGACGCCGGCAGCGTCGCCATCGGCGGCACGGATATCGCCACCTTAAGCGAAGGCGAGCTGGCCAAGTGGCGTAGCCGCCATGTGGGGTTCATTTTCCAGTTCTACAACCTCATCCCCGTGCTTTCGGCCCTGGAAAACGTGGAACTGCCGCTGCTTTTAACCGCCCTCTCCGCCCGGGAACGCACCGAGCACGCCCTGGCCGCGCTGACCGCCGTGGGCCTGTCCGACCGCACCGACCACAAGCCGTCCCAGCTTTCCGGCGGCCAGCAGCAGCGCGTGGCCATCGCCCGGGCCATCGTCACCGATCCGGACATCATCGTGGCCGACGAACCGACCGGCGACCTGGACCGCCATAGCGCCGCCGAGATCATGGCCCTGCTCGGCCGGCTCAACCGCGAACTGGGCAAGACCATCGTCATGGTCACCCACGACCACCGGGCCGCCGAGGCCGCCCATCTGGTGCGCGAACTCGACAAGGGCGAACTGCGTGTTGCTCCTTAG
- a CDS encoding aminoacyl-tRNA deacylase, whose amino-acid sequence MTLPPLSTAIAGGEDAVHLRLLERVRQAGLPHTVHAHAPTRTVDEARKSLDFDVTRIVKTIAFGLRGGGLLLAALRGTRRVAYPGLARALGQTRRDLAALSPDEVPARLGVSPGSVSPVPLDPDTIVLVDADVLAIDPTLYCGLGRPDRTLEIAPADLLALTGGRTADFSK is encoded by the coding sequence ATGACCCTTCCGCCCCTGTCCACGGCCATTGCCGGAGGAGAAGACGCCGTCCACCTCCGCCTGCTCGAGCGCGTGCGCCAGGCCGGGCTGCCCCATACGGTCCATGCCCATGCCCCCACGCGTACCGTGGACGAAGCCCGGAAGAGCCTCGATTTCGATGTGACGCGCATCGTCAAGACCATCGCCTTCGGCCTTCGCGGCGGCGGCCTTCTCCTGGCCGCGCTTCGCGGCACGCGCCGGGTGGCCTATCCCGGCCTGGCTCGAGCCCTGGGCCAAACCCGTCGCGACCTGGCCGCCCTGTCCCCGGACGAGGTGCCGGCGCGCCTCGGCGTTTCCCCGGGCAGCGTCTCGCCCGTGCCCCTCGATCCGGACACCATCGTCCTTGTGGACGCGGATGTGCTGGCCATCGACCCCACGCTCTACTGCGGCCTGGGGCGGCCGGACCGGACGCTGGAGATCGCCCCGGCCGATCTGCTGGCCCTGACCGGCGGACGCACGGCCGATTTTTCCAAATAA
- a CDS encoding ABC transporter permease, translating into MAVPLAYSWRNLRTRRLTTVLTAGGMALVVFVFTATLMLAEGLRQTLVSTGSPGNAIVLRKGSETEIQSGIERQAATTMTTRPEIAVGRDGRTLAARESVVLIGLTKKSTGKISNVVIRGTEAASLPLRPQIRIVAGRLPRPGTPEIMVGKAVAQGFEGAGLGQSLHFGKRQWPVVGIFDAGSTGFSSEIWGDADQLMPAFGRNAYSIVLAGLREPGLFNAYKEAIEADPRLQAEVWRETRYYEKQSDMMRKFLTVLGVALTAIFSLGAMIGATITMYSAVANRVPEIGTLRALGFSRSSILTAFLMESIFLGLLGGVIGVGLAAGLSFVTFSTTNFQTFSELSFKFALTPWITGLALAFSMIMGIIGGFFPALRASRLNIVTALREG; encoded by the coding sequence ATGGCCGTCCCCCTGGCCTATTCCTGGCGCAACCTGCGAACGAGGCGGCTTACGACCGTTTTGACCGCCGGCGGCATGGCGCTCGTGGTCTTCGTCTTTACGGCCACGCTCATGCTGGCCGAGGGGCTGCGCCAGACCCTCGTTTCCACCGGCTCGCCCGGAAACGCCATTGTGCTGCGCAAGGGCTCGGAAACGGAGATCCAAAGCGGCATCGAAAGACAAGCCGCCACAACCATGACCACCCGGCCGGAAATCGCCGTGGGCCGCGACGGCCGCACGCTTGCCGCCAGGGAATCCGTGGTGCTCATCGGCCTGACCAAAAAATCCACGGGCAAGATTTCCAATGTGGTGATCCGCGGCACCGAGGCGGCCTCGCTGCCGCTGCGGCCCCAGATCCGCATCGTGGCCGGACGCCTGCCCCGGCCGGGCACGCCGGAGATCATGGTGGGCAAGGCCGTGGCCCAGGGATTCGAGGGGGCCGGGCTTGGCCAGAGCCTGCACTTCGGCAAGCGGCAGTGGCCGGTGGTGGGCATTTTCGACGCCGGCTCCACGGGCTTTTCCTCGGAAATCTGGGGCGACGCGGACCAGCTCATGCCGGCCTTCGGCCGCAACGCCTATTCCATCGTGCTGGCCGGACTGCGCGAACCCGGGCTTTTCAACGCCTACAAGGAAGCCATCGAGGCCGACCCGCGACTCCAGGCCGAGGTCTGGCGCGAGACGCGCTACTACGAAAAGCAGTCGGACATGATGCGCAAATTTCTGACCGTGCTCGGCGTGGCGCTGACCGCCATCTTTTCGCTCGGGGCCATGATCGGGGCCACCATCACCATGTATTCGGCCGTGGCCAACCGCGTGCCGGAGATCGGCACCTTGCGGGCGCTCGGTTTTTCCCGTTCGAGCATCCTCACGGCGTTTCTCATGGAATCGATCTTCCTGGGGCTTCTGGGAGGCGTCATCGGCGTGGGCCTTGCCGCGGGACTCTCCTTCGTCACCTTCTCCACCACCAATTTCCAGACCTTTTCCGAACTGTCCTTCAAATTCGCCCTGACGCCGTGGATCACCGGCCTGGCCCTGGCCTTTTCGATGATCATGGGCATTATCGGCGGCTTCTTCCCGGCCCTGCGGGCGTCGCGCCTGAACATCGTGACCGCCCTGCGCGAAGGGTAG
- a CDS encoding menaquinone biosynthetic enzyme MqnA/MqnD family protein, with protein sequence MPHEDNGPLRLGRIAYLNVWPLYEALVPAFPEGPDIRYVPGHPSALNAALASGDIDAAPASAFAYLAKPEAFTLLPDLCIRAATGPIQSVLLLSPVPLAELPTHLARTGDPVLLSGASASSNALLKVLWRFAWKFPEVRFETVPPGTGLATGKPFVEIGDLALARFLDAPDGWHVTDLGQAWLEYAGTPFVFALWIVREGLAGKGLSGLRRMHERLLAINAALPRTLAELVGAPSRPDWIGPGALLAYLRVVNYDFDAAARASLIYFAEHCRELGLIPAVPGLRFAL encoded by the coding sequence ATGCCGCACGAGGACAACGGCCCCCTGCGCCTTGGCCGCATCGCTTACCTGAACGTCTGGCCGCTTTACGAAGCGCTCGTTCCGGCCTTTCCCGAAGGCCCGGACATCCGCTACGTGCCCGGGCATCCCTCGGCGTTAAACGCCGCCCTCGCTTCCGGGGACATCGACGCCGCCCCGGCCTCGGCCTTCGCCTACCTGGCCAAACCCGAAGCCTTCACACTGCTGCCGGATCTGTGCATCCGGGCGGCCACGGGCCCGATCCAAAGCGTGTTGCTGCTCTCGCCGGTACCCCTGGCCGAACTCCCGACGCATCTCGCCCGCACCGGCGATCCGGTGCTCCTGTCCGGCGCCTCGGCCAGTTCCAACGCGCTGCTCAAGGTCTTGTGGCGCTTTGCCTGGAAGTTCCCGGAGGTCCGTTTCGAGACCGTGCCGCCCGGAACCGGGCTGGCCACGGGGAAGCCCTTTGTGGAGATCGGCGATCTGGCGCTGGCCCGTTTTCTCGACGCGCCGGACGGCTGGCACGTGACGGACCTCGGCCAAGCCTGGCTCGAATACGCCGGCACGCCGTTCGTCTTCGCCTTGTGGATCGTGCGGGAGGGACTGGCCGGCAAGGGCCTGTCGGGCCTTCGCCGGATGCATGAGCGGCTTTTGGCCATAAATGCCGCCCTGCCCCGGACCTTGGCGGAACTGGTGGGCGCGCCTTCGCGGCCGGATTGGATCGGCCCCGGGGCCTTGCTCGCCTATCTGCGGGTGGTCAATTACGATTTCGACGCGGCGGCCCGGGCGAGCCTTATCTATTTCGCCGAGCACTGCCGCGAGCTTGGGCTCATCCCGGCCGTGCCCGGCTTGCGCTTCGCCCTGTGA
- a CDS encoding RrF2 family transcriptional regulator, producing the protein MQLTTRSRYGLRMLLDIALHGGERPVRIQDIAKRRNISVKYLEQLIRALKKAGFINSKRGPRGGHVLAMPPEEIRVGDVVRALESRPELTECVGNPETCLIAGDCVTRRIWARATESLFRELDAIRIADMLDQAQKAEILGLPCC; encoded by the coding sequence ATGCAGCTCACCACGCGCAGTCGTTACGGCCTGCGCATGCTCCTCGATATCGCCCTGCACGGGGGCGAACGTCCGGTCCGAATCCAGGATATCGCCAAGCGCCGCAATATTTCCGTGAAGTATTTGGAGCAGTTGATACGTGCGCTCAAAAAAGCCGGTTTCATCAACAGCAAGCGCGGCCCGCGCGGCGGCCACGTCCTGGCCATGCCGCCCGAGGAGATCCGGGTGGGGGATGTGGTCCGGGCCCTGGAAAGCCGGCCCGAGTTGACCGAGTGCGTGGGCAACCCCGAGACTTGTTTGATCGCGGGGGATTGCGTCACCCGCCGGATTTGGGCCAGGGCCACGGAGAGCCTTTTCCGCGAGCTCGACGCCATACGGATTGCGGACATGCTGGATCAGGCCCAGAAAGCCGAAATTCTGGGCCTGCCCTGCTGCTGA
- the corA gene encoding magnesium/cobalt transporter CorA, with amino-acid sequence MLRHMRPQHVKANQEFGTVSYVGSAKTFVPYVNVIQYGDGSFTETRYEHGETPVIPPASEDRVIWVRVVGVHDISVIKSVGDAIEMPSMLMEDVADTTQRPKYEEFGDSMFMVLKLIDMDRDQDSPTAEQVSIAMDGAAVFTFQENAHNVWDNYLDRLRKGRHLGKSDPHYLMLALLDVIVDRYMITLGKLGDKAETLEELLFEAQTEETLSNFYNLKRETAYLRKYIWPLREVLQALSHKKHSKKVSDYAKSYLREIVDHVKTVVETVDTLNQIATSMIDVYSSVADMRMNMVMKVLTVVGTIFIPLTFITSLYGMNFEYMPELKWHYGYYITLVLMLALSLGMLAWFRKKKWL; translated from the coding sequence ATGCTCAGGCACATGCGTCCCCAGCACGTCAAGGCGAACCAGGAATTCGGCACCGTTTCCTACGTCGGTTCGGCCAAGACCTTCGTCCCCTACGTCAACGTCATCCAGTACGGCGACGGCTCCTTTACCGAAACCCGCTACGAGCACGGCGAAACGCCCGTCATTCCGCCCGCCTCCGAAGACCGCGTCATCTGGGTGCGCGTGGTCGGGGTCCACGATATTTCCGTGATCAAATCCGTCGGCGACGCCATCGAAATGCCTTCCATGCTCATGGAGGACGTGGCCGACACCACCCAGCGGCCGAAATACGAGGAGTTCGGCGACTCCATGTTCATGGTCCTCAAGCTCATCGACATGGACAGGGACCAGGACTCCCCGACCGCCGAACAGGTGAGCATCGCCATGGACGGCGCGGCGGTCTTCACCTTTCAGGAAAACGCCCACAACGTCTGGGACAATTACCTGGACCGGCTGCGCAAGGGACGCCATCTCGGCAAATCCGACCCCCACTACCTGATGCTGGCCCTGCTCGACGTGATCGTGGACCGGTACATGATTACCCTCGGAAAGCTGGGGGACAAGGCGGAAACGCTCGAGGAATTGCTGTTCGAAGCCCAGACCGAGGAGACGCTCTCGAATTTCTACAATTTAAAGCGCGAAACGGCCTACCTGCGCAAATACATCTGGCCGCTTCGGGAAGTGCTGCAGGCGCTCTCGCACAAGAAGCACTCGAAAAAAGTCAGCGATTACGCCAAGTCATACCTGCGCGAAATCGTGGATCACGTGAAGACGGTGGTGGAAACGGTGGATACGCTGAACCAGATCGCCACGAGCATGATCGACGTCTATTCGTCCGTGGCCGACATGCGCATGAACATGGTGATGAAGGTTTTGACCGTGGTCGGCACGATATTCATTCCCCTGACCTTCATCACAAGTCTTTACGGCATGAACTTCGAATACATGCCGGAGCTCAAGTGGCACTACGGCTACTACATCACGCTGGTGCTCATGCTGGCCCTGTCGCTTGGCATGCTTGCCTGGTTCCGCAAGAAGAAGTGGCTTTAA
- the mutY gene encoding A/G-specific adenine glycosylase — protein sequence MTEQNAFIPLLLDWFAANKRDLPWRRAYDPYAVWVSEIMAQQTQMDRVVSYFNRFMELFPDIAALADAPEDAVLKAWEGLGYYSRARNLHAAAKRIMTAHGGVFPGELAAIRALPGIGDYTAGAVASIAFGRDAVAVDANVQRVLARACDIDVPVKEPAGKTRVMEIARALLPSSRAREYNEALMEFGALVCRPKNPDCAACPIAGACQAKHLGIVSDRPVLTKAKDITPLNVATGVLLHADRIFIQKRLAKGAWGNLWEFPGGRIEPGETPQAAVVREFREETAFATEVATKLAVIRHGYTTFRVTLHCFLLRLAGESNGNALPTPELTAAQQSRWVRPDELAGYAFPAGHRKLIDQFDGSLWL from the coding sequence ATGACCGAACAAAACGCCTTTATTCCCCTGCTGCTGGACTGGTTCGCGGCCAATAAGCGCGACCTGCCCTGGCGACGCGCCTACGATCCCTATGCCGTCTGGGTCTCCGAGATCATGGCCCAGCAGACCCAGATGGACCGCGTGGTTTCCTACTTCAACCGGTTCATGGAGCTGTTTCCGGACATCGCCGCCCTGGCCGACGCGCCCGAAGACGCCGTGCTCAAGGCCTGGGAAGGGCTCGGCTACTACAGCCGGGCCAGGAACCTGCACGCCGCGGCCAAGCGGATCATGACCGCGCATGGCGGTGTTTTCCCGGGCGAGCTTGCGGCCATCCGCGCCCTGCCCGGCATCGGCGACTACACGGCCGGGGCTGTCGCCAGCATCGCCTTCGGACGCGACGCCGTGGCCGTGGACGCCAACGTGCAGCGCGTCCTGGCCCGGGCCTGCGACATCGACGTGCCGGTCAAGGAACCGGCCGGCAAGACCAGGGTCATGGAGATCGCCCGGGCGCTTTTGCCGTCCAGCCGGGCCCGGGAATACAACGAGGCGCTCATGGAATTCGGGGCGCTGGTGTGCCGGCCCAAAAATCCCGACTGCGCCGCCTGCCCCATCGCCGGGGCCTGCCAGGCGAAGCACCTCGGCATCGTTAGCGACCGGCCGGTGCTCACCAAGGCCAAGGACATCACACCACTTAACGTGGCCACGGGCGTGCTGCTCCATGCCGACCGCATCTTCATCCAGAAACGGCTGGCCAAGGGGGCCTGGGGCAATCTGTGGGAATTTCCGGGCGGGCGCATCGAGCCCGGCGAGACGCCGCAAGCGGCCGTGGTGCGGGAATTTCGCGAGGAAACGGCCTTTGCCACGGAAGTGGCGACCAAATTGGCCGTCATCCGTCACGGCTACACCACCTTTCGCGTGACCCTGCATTGCTTCCTGTTGCGCCTTGCCGGCGAAAGCAACGGAAATGCTCTTCCCACTCCGGAACTGACCGCCGCCCAGCAAAGCCGTTGGGTACGCCCGGACGAACTGGCCGGCTATGCCTTCCCGGCCGGCCACCGCAAGCTCATCGACCAGTTCGACGGGAGCCTCTGGTTGTAA
- a CDS encoding ABC transporter permease has translation MLLLRLIIKNAFRHRLRSLLTIIGVAVALLAFGLLRTVLDAWNAGVSASSANRLVTRNAVSLTQPLPYAYKSRIRQVTGVDIVGAGNWFGGIYLDEKNFFANFAIEADEFFKLYPELLVSPEQRRAFLADRKAAIIGRKLATRFNWRIGDTITLRGTIFPGEWPLTIRAIYKGARPDTDETVLYLHWSYLDETMKKRAPSRAGKIGFFMIGIDDPSRAAEISKEIDKLFVNSQAETLTETEKAFQMGFVSMSEAILMAITMVSYVVILIILAVAANTMAMSARERLGEFAVMKTLGFGAPALAMMLLAESLILSLSGALLAVALMPPIAKGFSTYLAQFFPIFFVSRQTILLSLGFGLLVGVGAAIVPAVHVASVRIASAFRRIG, from the coding sequence GTGTTGCTCCTTAGGCTGATCATAAAAAACGCCTTCCGGCACCGCCTGCGTTCGCTGCTCACCATCATCGGCGTGGCCGTGGCCCTGCTCGCTTTCGGGCTCTTGCGCACGGTCCTCGACGCCTGGAACGCCGGGGTGTCGGCCTCATCGGCCAACCGGCTCGTCACCCGAAACGCCGTCTCCCTCACGCAGCCCCTGCCCTATGCCTACAAAAGCCGCATCCGGCAGGTGACGGGGGTGGACATCGTGGGCGCCGGCAACTGGTTCGGCGGCATCTATCTGGACGAAAAGAATTTCTTCGCCAACTTCGCCATCGAGGCCGACGAGTTTTTCAAACTCTACCCTGAACTGCTCGTCAGCCCCGAGCAGCGCCGGGCCTTTCTGGCCGACCGCAAGGCCGCGATCATCGGCCGAAAGCTGGCCACGCGCTTCAACTGGCGCATCGGCGACACCATCACCCTGCGCGGCACCATTTTTCCCGGCGAATGGCCGCTGACCATCCGCGCCATCTACAAAGGGGCCCGGCCCGACACCGACGAGACCGTGCTCTACCTCCACTGGTCCTATCTCGACGAAACCATGAAAAAACGCGCCCCCAGCCGGGCCGGCAAGATCGGTTTTTTCATGATCGGCATCGACGACCCCAGCCGGGCGGCGGAGATCTCCAAGGAAATAGACAAGTTGTTCGTCAATTCCCAGGCCGAGACCCTGACCGAGACCGAGAAGGCCTTCCAGATGGGCTTCGTGTCCATGAGCGAGGCCATCCTCATGGCCATCACCATGGTCTCCTACGTGGTGATTCTCATCATCCTGGCCGTTGCCGCCAACACCATGGCCATGTCGGCCCGGGAGCGGCTGGGGGAATTCGCGGTCATGAAGACCCTGGGTTTCGGCGCGCCGGCCTTGGCCATGATGCTTCTGGCCGAATCCCTCATTCTTTCGCTTTCCGGGGCGCTCTTGGCCGTGGCCCTGATGCCGCCCATCGCCAAGGGATTCAGCACCTATCTGGCCCAGTTTTTCCCCATCTTTTTCGTCTCGCGCCAGACCATCCTCCTGTCCCTCGGTTTCGGCCTTCTGGTCGGCGTGGGCGCGGCCATCGTGCCGGCCGTGCACGTGGCCTCGGTGCGCATCGCTTCGGCCTTTCGGAGGATCGGCTGA
- a CDS encoding efflux RND transporter periplasmic adaptor subunit has product MSDTLNALRIDKDDKAASGAGTSRRRKRARWPFVLLALIAAGIAAWALSPHTFTVQAATVALVYPSRAITKLTASGYIVAQRKAALATKATAQLVWLGVEEGSRVKKGQVLARLESADVEAARDQARHDLEAARFQVASAEAELTDAKLNYRRMKKLVAGDYVARSDHDAAKARLDKAEAALKQAKANLAARSEALKEAQAQLEYTDLEAPFNAVVLTKNADVGDIISPLGASSTSKAAVVTIADMGSLAAEVDVSEASLHLVTVGEPCEIMLDAIPSERFPGKVHMIVPTADRTKATVLVKVAFDTLDPRVLPEMSAKVAFLSRPLTAAETTPRVAVPPAAIVERGGKPAVFLVKDGKAALTEIVPGEPLGDMRTVAKGLEPGEKVIVSPPEKLQNGDAVTLTEG; this is encoded by the coding sequence ATGAGCGATACCCTAAACGCGCTTCGCATCGACAAGGACGACAAGGCCGCCTCCGGAGCCGGCACATCGCGACGACGCAAGCGCGCCCGCTGGCCGTTTGTCCTGTTGGCGCTCATCGCGGCCGGCATCGCCGCCTGGGCGCTTTCACCGCATACCTTCACCGTCCAGGCCGCGACAGTGGCCCTGGTCTACCCTTCGCGCGCCATCACCAAGCTGACCGCCAGCGGTTATATCGTGGCCCAGCGCAAGGCGGCGCTCGCCACCAAGGCCACGGCCCAGCTCGTCTGGCTCGGCGTGGAGGAAGGCAGCCGGGTGAAAAAGGGACAGGTGCTGGCCCGGCTCGAAAGCGCGGATGTGGAAGCGGCCCGGGATCAAGCGCGGCACGACCTAGAGGCGGCGCGCTTCCAGGTCGCCTCGGCCGAAGCGGAACTGACCGACGCGAAGCTCAACTACAGGCGCATGAAAAAGCTCGTGGCCGGGGACTACGTGGCCCGCTCAGACCACGACGCGGCCAAGGCTCGGCTCGACAAGGCCGAAGCGGCGCTCAAGCAGGCCAAGGCCAACCTGGCCGCCCGCAGCGAGGCGCTCAAGGAAGCCCAGGCCCAGCTCGAATACACCGACCTCGAAGCGCCCTTCAATGCCGTGGTGCTGACCAAAAACGCCGATGTCGGCGATATCATCTCGCCTCTCGGCGCGTCCTCCACCTCCAAGGCGGCCGTGGTCACCATCGCCGACATGGGGTCCCTCGCGGCCGAGGTCGACGTGTCCGAAGCGAGCCTGCACTTGGTGACCGTGGGCGAACCGTGCGAAATCATGCTCGACGCCATCCCCAGCGAACGCTTTCCCGGCAAGGTGCACATGATCGTGCCCACCGCCGACCGCACCAAAGCCACCGTGCTGGTCAAGGTCGCCTTCGATACGCTCGACCCCAGGGTGCTGCCGGAGATGAGCGCCAAGGTGGCCTTTCTCTCCAGGCCGCTGACTGCCGCCGAAACCACGCCCCGGGTGGCCGTGCCTCCCGCCGCCATCGTCGAGCGCGGCGGCAAGCCGGCCGTGTTCCTCGTCAAGGACGGCAAGGCGGCGCTGACGGAAATCGTCCCAGGCGAACCCCTCGGCGACATGCGCACCGTCGCCAAGGGGCTCGAACCTGGAGAAAAGGTGATCGTCTCTCCCCCGGAAAAGCTTCAAAACGGCGACGCCGTTACCCTGACCGAAGGATAA
- a CDS encoding adenylate kinase: MNILIFGPNGSGKGTQGSLVKKKYNLAHIESGAIFREHIGGGTELGKKAKSFIDKGELVPDEITIPMILETLKAKGAGGWLLDGFPRNMVQAEKLWDALQKEGMGLDYVIEILLPREVAKNRIMGRRLCVNDNNHPNNIFIDAIKPNGDKCRVCGGDLKTRADDQDEGAIGKRHDIYYDTKTGTLAAAYFYKDLAAKGKTKYIELNGEGTIDSIKETLLAQLA; encoded by the coding sequence GTGAATATCCTTATCTTCGGTCCCAATGGCAGCGGCAAGGGCACCCAGGGTTCCCTGGTGAAAAAGAAGTATAATCTGGCCCACATCGAGTCCGGGGCGATCTTCCGCGAACATATCGGCGGCGGCACCGAACTCGGCAAGAAAGCCAAGAGCTTCATCGACAAGGGCGAGCTGGTCCCGGACGAGATCACCATCCCCATGATTCTCGAGACGCTCAAGGCCAAAGGCGCGGGCGGCTGGCTGCTCGACGGCTTCCCCCGCAACATGGTCCAGGCCGAAAAGCTCTGGGACGCCCTGCAGAAGGAAGGCATGGGGCTCGATTACGTCATCGAGATCCTGCTGCCCCGCGAGGTCGCCAAGAACCGCATCATGGGCCGCCGCCTTTGCGTCAATGACAACAACCATCCCAACAACATCTTCATCGACGCCATCAAGCCCAACGGCGACAAGTGCCGGGTGTGCGGCGGCGACCTCAAGACCCGCGCCGACGACCAGGACGAGGGCGCCATCGGCAAGCGCCACGACATCTATTACGACACCAAGACCGGCACCCTGGCCGCCGCCTACTTCTACAAGGATTTGGCCGCCAAGGGCAAAACCAAGTACATCGAGCTCAACGGCGAAGGCACCATCGACTCCATCAAAGAGACCCTGCTCGCCCAGCTCGCCTAG